In Cherax quadricarinatus isolate ZL_2023a chromosome 36, ASM3850222v1, whole genome shotgun sequence, one DNA window encodes the following:
- the LOC128691286 gene encoding uncharacterized protein, translating into MHFSQLGVSAGVWLGRVVSLKITGALPSLPFSSISSPYIKADPRQHLQSATPLHYEQSFSFKLSTMKVFVLAVAAATMVVIGSSADDSQESTEWPIIPYEFGYEVSDPETNNFHNRAEVKTASGDVFGSYSLLLPTNEVLTLTYNVTGDLGFQYSLVLTPVGSATPKNPE; encoded by the exons ATGCACTTCTCCCA GTTGGGCGTGTCTGCTGGCGTGTGGCTTGGGCGTGTGGTCAGCTTAAAGATCACTGGTGCACTCCCGTCTCTCCCATTCTCCAGCATCTCTTCCCCGTATATAAAAGCAGACCCGAGACAACACCTTCAGTCCGCCACACCTTTACACTACGAACAATCATTCTCCTTTAAGCTTTCAACCATGAAG GTCTTTGTgttggcggtggcggcggcgacgATGGTGGTGATTGGTTCCTCTGCTGATGACTCGCAGGAGTCTACAGAGTGG CCAATCATCCCCTACGAATTCGGGTACGAGGTCTCTGACCCGGAGACCAACAACTTTCATAACCGAGCGGAGGTGAAGACGGCCAGCGGCGACGTCTTCGGCTCCTATTCTCTGCTTCTTCCCACCAACGAGGTGCTCACTCTCACCTACAATGTGACGGGTGACCTGGGCTTCCAGTACTCCCTGGTGCTGACCCCTGTCGGCTCCGCCACTCCCAAGAATCCAGAATGA